Proteins encoded together in one Coffea arabica cultivar ET-39 chromosome 2c, Coffea Arabica ET-39 HiFi, whole genome shotgun sequence window:
- the LOC113724360 gene encoding auxin-binding protein T85-like: MFWHLLTVFAATALHFSATGEASECLTDGFPLVRNVSKLPQGSFGIPGLSHSTLAGSVLHGMKEVEVWLQTLAPGARTPIHRHSCEEAFLVLKGSGTLYLTTNMHPEFPGNPHEFRIFSNSTFLVPIDDVHQVWNTNEQEDLQILVIISRPPVKVFTYDDWFMPHTAAKLLFPIFWDAVCFQTPLERDEL, encoded by the exons ATGTTTTGGCATCTCTTAACAGTTTTTGCAGCAACGGCTCTTCACTTCAGTGCCACTGGTGAAGCTTCTGAATGTTTGACCGATG GTTTTCCATTAGTGAGAAATGTTAGCAAGCTTCCACAAGGTAGCTTCGGGATTCCCGGTTTGTCTCACAGCACCCTTGCGGGTTCAGTCTTGCATGGCATGAAAGAG GTTGAGGTATGGCTGCAAACATTGGCTCCGGGAGCTCGCACCCCAATCCATAGACACTCATGTGAGGAGGCATTCCTGGTCCTAAAGGGGAGTGGCACTCTCTATCTTACGACAAATATGCACCCCGAATTCCCTGGGAATCCACATGAGTTCCGTATCTTCTCAAATAGCACATTCCTTGTCCCTATTGATGATGTTCATCAG GTCTGGAACACAAATGAGCAGGAGGATTTACAAATTTTGGTTATTATATCTCGTCCACCTGTGAAAGT GTTCACATATGATGACTGGTTTATGCCACATACAGCTGCCAAACTACTCTTCCCTATCTTCTGGGATGCAGTGTGTTTCCAGACGCCTTTGGAAAGAGACGAGCTTTAA